In bacterium, the genomic stretch TACTTCCCCCTTATCTCCTCAACAGTTTTAATCTCTACCACAATCTCATCTTCAACAAAAAGCTCAAGTCTATGAATCCCAACCTCAACACCTTGATAGAATATCTTGACTTCTTTTTCTGATTCAAAGATGATGT encodes the following:
- a CDS encoding GxxExxY protein yields the protein IIFESEKEVKIFYQGVEVGIHRLELFVEDEIVVEIKTVEEIRGKYYNQVRAYFRAVDKEIGLLVNFADSRIDVRRVEQEKV